In Carassius gibelio isolate Cgi1373 ecotype wild population from Czech Republic chromosome B17, carGib1.2-hapl.c, whole genome shotgun sequence, the genomic stretch TCTCTGTCTTTTACCGGAATCAGCACGAGGAATACTTCCAACACTGCAGGTGATTCAGGAAAACAAGCAACAAAAAAAGACCTCTTTAAAAATGCTTAGTATATGAAATAGGGAGGAAAAAGAGAAAGTAATGTGGTTGAAGAAAATAAAGACCTTACTTTACTGCTGAGATTCAGATCGGTAGAAAGTAAACAGCTCCCTCTTGTGGAATCATTTCCTCATTTATCAGCTGGGCTTACTGTCTTCTTTTTGTGAACTGCGTTGTTAAGATTTTCTCTTAcactaatgttttatttaaatttggggtcagtatggaGGGGCTGTGGTATGTTAAAGCTATTTAATGCATTCTgagttatttacactgttaaagagttagattctcatgctaaacaggGCTACACAAAAAATGTACAGCTAAACAAAAAGTTTCAAAAAACTATTTGGATGTATGATGgagtatttctgtgccaaatGCACTCCTTCCAGGTTCGTAAAAGGTTCAGAAAGTTTCTATTCAATCATGGCCCTTCATGACGTCATGAAAAAAGTCTATACTTTTATCAGCagagatgctttaaattgattacAGGtgaatgtaaagacatttataatgctacaaaagatttatatttcaaataaatgcttttctttttatttatcctATCACGATTTCCACAAAAAAGAAGCACaattgctttcaacattgatagtattaagaaatgtttcttaagcaccaaatcaataaaatacatagaaaacatttatttttaaattgtaataatatttaacaataatactgtttttctgcattttttttatacagatgCTACCTTAGTGAtcataaaagacttctttgaaaaatgttacaaaatctaACTGACCAGTTAAGGGATTttagaaatgtctttttttttctcacacagaGATGTTCTTGGCAGTCGAATGATGCCCTCGGTAAAGGATAACAGCGGTAGTCACGGTTCACCTCTCAGCGGTAAACTGGAGGGGATCTTCTTCAGCTGCAACACTGAGTTTAACACAGGTCAGCCGCCACAGGATTCCCCATATGGCCGCTTCCGCTTCCAGATTCCCGCAGAGATTCTGTTCAACCCTGATACGCGCCTCTACTTCGGGGACTTCTACTGCATGTACACTGCCTATCATTATGTCATCCTCGTCCTGGCTCCCCGGGGCTCGCACGGAGACCTTTACTGCAGAGATCGCCTTCCGGAGCTGGATGTGACGAACAACCGCTTTCTGACACGTGTCTGCGGGGAGGATGGGCGGGTGGTGTTTCAGCATGCACAGGATGTGATTCTGGAGCTGATTTATACTGAGCCGGTGCCGCTGGCACAGGGGACTGTCTCTCAGATCAGCGGCCACCAGTTGATGAGCTTGTCAACTGTGAATGCTAAGAAAGACCCCAGCTGCAAGACCTGCAACATCAGCGTTGGGCGCTAACTTGGGTGAACATTCACACACAGACCCAATTGTGCATATGACAAGAAGACCTCCTGAACACCTTTGAATGCTATGTTACAAAACAAGATACAGATGCACTCCAAGACAAAATGAGCCCAGAATCCTTTCAGATATGCCCACGTAGCACTCAAAACCCTTTGGGGTGGACCTCACAGACCCCCAACTAATGCTAAAAAATTATATCTTTGTTCAATGAACTAAGAAGTGTTATAAAAagggcaaaagaaaaaaaaagaataagaaaaaaaaaataaagttttgaattGAGAAAAGATTGAGAACAAAGAGTAAAGCTAAATTTCCAAAACTTTTAATCCCACTGTGAAATTTTCATGTGTTTTGGTGCTTTTTCTGATTGTTATTCAGACCCCAGCTCTATTTATCTCCAAAccatttgtgacttttttttttttaacacacagtGACTTTCAGACAGGTATGTCTTGCTCAGTTTCCGCTGAGGCTGTCAAGCTGCCCGTCTCTCTTATGTTGGACTTGTGCTGCATGAAGTCTGATCCTTTAAGCATCTACATGCCACCTCAGCCTTTAAACCTTCTATAGAGATTTTCTTCATTTACACAGATAGATCCTGTGGTCTGCGTGTCCACTGAGCCCCTATTCACCCATGCCATCCCCCTCTGAGGACTTCTTCTGCATGTATACTGCCTAGCATTACATTATCTTGATGGATGTTACAAAAAACAAATGCTTTAAGAGTTTTATGCCAACTGATCCTTTAAGCACCTACATGCCACCTCCGCCTTTTAAACCTTCTCCTTTATCCTCAATCTTTTCATTTTCTACTCTGATCGCAGTTCTCCTTTAACGTTTCTTACTCTTAAACATGGTTATTTtgatgttcttgttttgtttttagagacTGTGTGATGCAGTATTGATGGTGTATGATGATTCCTGATAGAACATCAAGCAGTAAGTAGAAATGATTTGTATACAACACATCCTAAACATATCCACTGGACATATCCACAGCTATGTCCAGGTTCTTGAGGAGTTTGCACTGTTCTATCAGAGACTGATGGTTTCGCTCTTGCACCCTCTGCTGGTGAAAATTCAAATTTCACAGATGCATGTCTAGAATTTTGTGCTGTTCTCTATCTGAACTTGTTACTTACTCCTTAAGATCCAAAAATAGAAGCCAATCACATCAGATATGGATgcacactatttattttttattttttttgagaactTTTAGAGGTCAGTATCCTAAATACTAAAGTCAACATGTAGCTTttgctcaaaaaaagaaaaagaaaaaaagaaaataatactttttttttgttcactttGATAAATTCCACACTGTATGTACTCATACTGTTCAAACGTCTGGAAGCATACCAATGCTCTGTTTTATTAGATTGACAATTCTGCAGTAttataatacagtaatattatgaaacattattacattatttttatctgaatatattttaaaatgtaatttattcctgtgatgacaaagttgaatttcagcatccattacttcagttttcagtctcacatcatccttcagaaatcagaagaagcatttattattatggacaatgttgaaaacagttgttgaaACAGTGATGcctttttttaaaggattttcaGATTTGTTTccccagcatttatttgaaatagaaatctatttaaaataatccatttcattattgtaattttttaagtattaatttatttttcgaAAAATCTAactaacccaaacttttgaacagtagtggaAAAAATGTAAAGCCCAgtcagtgtgttttgtgttttctaAGAGTTCTGattatatatgagtgtgtgtgtgattgtgtttttatgcatgttttgtcTGTATAAGTAAGTGTGAGAGCTGTTTAGATTCGAGTTTGGTGTGTCAGCTGGAAATATGACTGTTTGACTGATATAGCAGCACCTGTTCACTCAATTCTAAAATAGAGGAAGTCTGTCATACCCCTGTGCACTTCATTAGTGAAGAAGGGAtgaaaaaggaacaaaaaaaatatttactcatTCTGTACACATTCATGACTTTTATTGCCTTACTCTAATACGCTGTAGAAAAATGTTAGTTCATATTTGGACTTATGCACAGGACAGTATCCCAAATCAAGTTCTCGCTGTGTGAATGTGCCTCAGAATGACAGACATGTTGAGTAAATATTGTTATTCTTGTTGCCA encodes the following:
- the phyhipla gene encoding phytanoyl-CoA 2-hydroxylase interacting protein-like a; this encodes MEGASLAHGVASPLSPREGMIKNVSLESLQLCERDGKAEDPGVVGMELPVARNIKISNITCDSFKICWDMDPHTTEKITHYFIDLNKKANKNSNKFKHKDVPTKLVAKAVPLPMTVRGHWFLSPRTEYTVAVQIASKQTDGDYAVSEWSDIVEFCTADYSSVHLTQLLQKAEVIAGRMLKFSVFYRNQHEEYFQHCRDVLGSRMMPSVKDNSGSHGSPLSGKLEGIFFSCNTEFNTGQPPQDSPYGRFRFQIPAEILFNPDTRLYFGDFYCMYTAYHYVILVLAPRGSHGDLYCRDRLPELDVTNNRFLTRVCGEDGRVVFQHAQDVILELIYTEPVPLAQGTVSQISGHQLMSLSTVNAKKDPSCKTCNISVGR